A portion of the Spirochaetota bacterium genome contains these proteins:
- the glmS gene encoding glutamine--fructose-6-phosphate transaminase (isomerizing) yields the protein MCGIVGYVGKKSARTLLIEGLKRLEYRGYDSSGISVILNNSIVTAKEKGKIAALENMIPASMDAATIGIAHTRWATHGAPSAVNAHPHHDNGNTISLVHNGIIENYRELRKHLSAHGIVFKSETDTEVLPNLIAHYYQGDLEKAVQKALIDVEGTFGIAVLSAHHPDIIVAARKGSPLIVGVGEDEMFIASDVSAVVAYTRNVIYLEDNEMVTVKRDMYKTTTIASEHIEKKIHTVDWDIEKIEKGGYEHFMLKEIFEQPETIENAFRGRLLDEEATIKLGGLNLTEDEFKNIKRVLIVACGTSFYAGLVGKYLIEDIAELPVAVEYASEFRYRNPIIEDGTLVFSISQSGETADTLAALREARRHGAKVLGITNVVGSTIARETDGGVYIHAGPEIGVASTKAFTSQITVLMLLAILFGRRRHLSEKEGRSYIENLRSLPDKVRIVLKQAEHIKSIAEKYFNYENALYLGRGYNYPVALEGALKLKEISYIHAEGYPAAEMKHGPIALIDEAMPVVVIATMSSILDKVISNMQEVKARKGIIIAVATEGDTKIRDHASDIIYVPDVPEELSPIVNVIPLQLLSYYIAARRGCEIDQPRNLAKSVTVE from the coding sequence ATGTGCGGCATCGTCGGTTATGTCGGAAAAAAAAGCGCACGGACGCTTCTTATCGAGGGGCTCAAGCGCCTCGAATACCGCGGCTATGATTCGTCGGGCATTTCCGTGATACTGAACAATTCCATTGTCACGGCGAAAGAAAAAGGGAAGATCGCCGCGCTTGAGAACATGATCCCCGCTTCCATGGATGCTGCGACCATAGGCATAGCGCATACCCGCTGGGCCACGCACGGCGCCCCGTCGGCAGTGAACGCGCATCCGCATCACGACAACGGCAATACGATATCGCTCGTGCATAACGGCATCATAGAGAACTACCGTGAACTGAGGAAACATCTTTCCGCGCACGGCATCGTTTTCAAGAGCGAGACGGATACCGAGGTGCTGCCCAATCTCATCGCGCATTATTATCAGGGCGATCTTGAGAAAGCGGTACAGAAGGCGCTCATCGATGTGGAAGGTACGTTCGGCATTGCGGTGCTTTCGGCGCACCACCCCGACATCATCGTGGCCGCGCGCAAGGGTTCGCCGCTCATCGTCGGCGTGGGCGAGGATGAGATGTTCATCGCCTCCGACGTATCGGCGGTGGTCGCCTATACGCGCAACGTCATCTATCTCGAAGACAATGAAATGGTCACCGTCAAACGCGACATGTATAAGACTACGACCATCGCTTCCGAGCATATCGAGAAGAAGATACATACGGTCGACTGGGACATCGAGAAGATAGAGAAGGGCGGCTACGAGCATTTCATGCTGAAGGAGATATTCGAACAGCCGGAAACGATAGAGAACGCGTTCCGCGGCCGCCTCCTCGACGAAGAAGCGACGATAAAGCTCGGGGGGCTTAACCTCACGGAAGATGAATTCAAGAACATAAAGCGTGTGCTCATCGTCGCCTGCGGGACGAGCTTCTACGCGGGGCTTGTCGGCAAATACCTCATTGAAGATATCGCAGAGCTTCCCGTTGCCGTCGAATACGCATCCGAGTTCCGTTACCGCAACCCCATCATCGAGGACGGCACCCTCGTGTTCTCCATTAGTCAATCCGGCGAAACGGCCGATACGCTTGCGGCGCTCCGTGAGGCTCGGCGCCACGGTGCGAAAGTGCTCGGTATTACGAACGTCGTGGGCTCGACCATAGCGCGCGAGACCGACGGCGGCGTGTACATACATGCCGGTCCCGAAATAGGCGTCGCATCGACGAAAGCGTTCACGTCGCAGATAACCGTGCTCATGCTCCTCGCCATCCTCTTCGGGCGCAGGCGGCATCTCTCTGAAAAAGAAGGCCGTTCGTATATAGAAAATCTCCGCTCGCTGCCGGATAAAGTTCGCATCGTATTGAAACAGGCTGAACATATCAAGTCTATTGCTGAAAAATATTTCAATTACGAGAACGCGCTCTATCTCGGCCGCGGATACAATTATCCGGTGGCGCTCGAGGGCGCGCTTAAGCTCAAGGAAATATCGTACATCCATGCGGAGGGGTACCCCGCAGCCGAGATGAAGCACGGGCCCATAGCGCTCATCGACGAAGCCATGCCCGTCGTCGTCATCGCCACCATGTCGTCAATTCTCGACAAGGTGATAAGCAATATGCAGGAAGTGAAGGCGCGCAAGGGCATCATCATCGCGGTCGCCACCGAGGGGGACACGAAGATACGCGACCACGCGAGCGACATCATCTATGTCCCCGATGTGCCCGAAGAGCTCTCGCCGATAGTGAACGTTATACCGCTGCAGCTCCTGTCATACTACATCGCCGCACGCAGGGGATGCGAGATAGATCAGCCGCGGAATCTGGCGAAGAGCGTGACGGTGGAATAA
- a CDS encoding DegT/DnrJ/EryC1/StrS family aminotransferase: protein MQFVDLARQYREYKDAIDASIRGNIERTSFIGGDGKKLEETLAAYVGVKHGIGCGSGTDALLLPLLAIGIQPGDEVITTPFTFIATAEVIAFIGAKPVFVDIDESTYNIDVKKIEAAVTKRTKAMIPVSLYGQAADMDAINAIAAEHRLVVIEDAAQSFGAVYKGRKSCALSAVAATSFFPSKPLGAYGDAGMAFTNDDDIAAKMRSLLNHGQTERYVHKYIGLNFRLDSIQAGILLAKFGGFEKEAESRARIGKRYTELLAGAPLITPKLAPYTDRSVFAQYSVRVKGREKVIAHLTSKGIPTAVHYPIPVHLQEAYRTKEYGEGSMPVSEMVAREIMSVPMHAFLTDDEQRTVADALREAVTV, encoded by the coding sequence ATGCAATTCGTCGATCTCGCACGGCAATACCGGGAATACAAGGATGCCATCGATGCGAGCATTCGCGGCAACATCGAGCGGACATCGTTCATCGGCGGCGATGGAAAGAAACTTGAGGAAACGCTTGCTGCATATGTCGGCGTGAAGCACGGTATCGGCTGCGGTTCGGGGACCGATGCGCTCCTCCTGCCGCTCCTGGCCATCGGCATACAGCCCGGCGACGAAGTGATAACGACGCCCTTTACCTTCATCGCCACCGCGGAGGTCATCGCCTTCATCGGGGCGAAACCGGTTTTTGTCGACATCGATGAATCGACGTACAACATCGATGTGAAAAAGATCGAAGCGGCCGTCACGAAAAGAACAAAAGCGATGATCCCCGTGTCGCTGTACGGGCAGGCAGCCGATATGGACGCGATCAATGCGATCGCCGCAGAGCACAGGCTTGTCGTCATCGAGGATGCGGCCCAGTCGTTCGGCGCTGTGTACAAAGGGAGAAAGTCCTGTGCGCTGTCAGCCGTCGCGGCGACATCGTTCTTCCCGTCAAAGCCGCTCGGCGCGTACGGCGATGCCGGCATGGCGTTCACCAATGACGATGATATCGCTGCGAAAATGCGGAGCCTGCTCAATCACGGGCAGACGGAACGCTATGTGCACAAGTATATCGGCCTTAATTTCCGTCTCGATTCGATACAAGCGGGTATACTTCTTGCCAAATTCGGCGGCTTCGAGAAGGAAGCGGAAAGCCGTGCGCGCATCGGAAAGCGCTACACCGAACTCCTCGCGGGTGCGCCGCTCATAACACCGAAACTCGCTCCGTATACCGACCGCTCCGTGTTCGCACAGTATTCGGTGCGCGTGAAGGGACGCGAGAAGGTCATTGCGCATCTGACATCGAAGGGGATACCCACCGCCGTCCATTATCCCATTCCCGTACATCTGCAGGAAGCGTACCGCACGAAGGAATACGGCGAAGGGTCGATGCCCGTGAGCGAAATGGTCGCCAGAGAGATAATGAGCGTGCCCATGCACGCTTTCCTTACCGATGATGAACAGCGTACGGTGGCAGATGCGCTCCGCGAGGCGGTGACGGTATGA
- a CDS encoding DUF6485 family protein, translating to MECSIQKNAKDCSCTYPCSRKGKCCDCVSYHNERGEIPGCFFSKAGERSYDRSLDALVRDRA from the coding sequence ATGGAATGTTCGATACAGAAGAACGCGAAGGATTGTTCGTGCACCTACCCCTGCTCACGCAAGGGAAAATGCTGCGACTGTGTGTCGTATCATAATGAGCGCGGGGAGATACCCGGCTGTTTTTTCAGCAAGGCCGGTGAACGGAGCTATGACCGATCATTGGATGCGCTTGTACGCGACCGCGCGTAG
- a CDS encoding LamG-like jellyroll fold domain-containing protein yields MRILRTVLVVIASIGIVFARPVQQNNFFRQHEFSIESFTEQNAEVTADNIFTASFSCSPSTYLMANASRESPPGATVNLASSDGKHTLTFFARNAGTYTVWVFASKQKNSTYNGVFYYVIKVTKTVSDEEAADALGRAGASTPLSFTKAFSRLGFTPSDVNIKESSVVCDGTARVIITAKDDIEFETPQISYYSEREGGFVYQLDGKRYFDLRFIETGLHAVSIRARLRSESEFQTLFTVNFYAKQTLSDEEYEKRFFLGSAMPTEELIAADYEYDYTYIDDHVKKTPKDVESTIASLAAYFMKGARNEREKARAIFKWEQLNLTYVREGPREVNQIFKSRVTQCDGYSKLFHELATAMGMRAKWVLSHDGAHAYSLVMADGVWRVLDATWHMFFTHPKLMIRQNYHYPKYERYQLLQPRLAVGDYESKNFAVLGEVEVRERIPMSDTLAALGMNVAEFSHQFLKVDSDGKEEFIFTSRADTELTHNLIRTGEKKTQWGTYKAENGRHSIAVALPAMGDYLMHVWARQKGTKEWKFLFTYTIRYDATKKEKRPPIKTFEPILYQSFDATGRDQSSYKNKVEISGSPAMAIDRFGRRVCAVNFDGTDDSILVPKERGGNSITGSVSISLWVKPASVDGLTALATFKGNGKLEKDNALWGLYIRSGKLLAVHESALGEKTMVSSDTSVPADKWTHIVLIRDAQKMTYTFVVNGTPEAAKAYRKNASGGEHSHLVIGNAFGETMYYRGILDDIRIFADALPSVEADKLYREGGYPDNLVTTTYYPFRRVDASGKQFAPMGVVRGAAPAPDRLGRGGAYAFSGSGDFIETPLTAIKGDFTISTWCLIGTDAENRPRMIFSKTLAPDGGGYEFILGVTPTGAVSFGVSDANSGKRATTKDVERGKWMHAAAVVNGNTIAVYIDGTLAASGTLSGERSEGTGALRIGRGDGETYFLGTLDDVRVFEKALSEGEIAKLAQWK; encoded by the coding sequence ATGCGCATACTTCGAACGGTCCTTGTCGTCATCGCTTCCATCGGCATCGTGTTCGCACGGCCGGTACAGCAGAACAACTTCTTCCGGCAGCATGAGTTCTCCATCGAAAGCTTCACGGAACAGAACGCCGAGGTAACGGCGGATAATATATTCACCGCATCGTTCTCATGCTCGCCGTCGACGTATCTCATGGCGAACGCATCAAGGGAAAGCCCCCCGGGCGCTACCGTCAATCTCGCATCGAGCGACGGAAAACATACGCTCACCTTCTTCGCCAGGAACGCGGGGACATACACCGTCTGGGTGTTCGCTTCCAAGCAGAAGAATTCCACCTACAACGGTGTTTTCTATTATGTCATCAAGGTCACCAAGACGGTAAGCGACGAAGAGGCCGCCGATGCATTGGGCCGCGCCGGCGCATCGACACCGCTCAGCTTCACCAAGGCGTTCTCCCGCCTGGGATTCACGCCGTCCGATGTCAACATAAAGGAAAGCTCCGTCGTATGCGACGGCACCGCACGCGTCATCATAACGGCGAAGGACGACATCGAATTCGAGACGCCGCAGATAAGCTACTACAGCGAGCGCGAAGGCGGCTTCGTGTATCAGCTGGACGGGAAGCGATATTTCGATCTTCGGTTCATCGAAACAGGCCTGCATGCTGTTTCGATACGCGCACGATTGCGGAGCGAATCGGAATTCCAGACGCTCTTCACCGTGAATTTCTACGCAAAGCAGACATTGTCGGATGAGGAATATGAGAAACGCTTCTTCCTCGGGTCTGCCATGCCGACGGAAGAGCTCATCGCCGCCGATTACGAATACGATTACACCTACATCGACGATCATGTGAAGAAGACGCCCAAGGATGTCGAATCGACCATAGCGTCGCTCGCAGCGTACTTCATGAAGGGCGCACGCAATGAACGCGAGAAGGCCCGCGCGATATTCAAGTGGGAGCAGCTCAATCTCACGTATGTGCGCGAGGGGCCGCGCGAGGTGAACCAGATATTCAAGTCGCGCGTGACGCAGTGCGACGGTTACTCGAAGCTCTTCCATGAGCTCGCCACCGCCATGGGCATGCGCGCGAAATGGGTGCTCTCACACGACGGCGCGCACGCCTATTCGCTCGTCATGGCCGACGGTGTCTGGCGCGTGCTCGATGCGACCTGGCATATGTTCTTCACGCACCCCAAGCTCATGATTCGACAGAACTATCATTATCCGAAATACGAACGCTATCAGCTCCTTCAGCCAAGGCTCGCCGTGGGGGACTATGAATCGAAGAACTTCGCGGTACTCGGCGAGGTGGAAGTGCGCGAGCGCATACCCATGTCCGATACGCTCGCCGCGCTCGGCATGAACGTGGCGGAATTCAGCCATCAATTCCTCAAGGTCGATTCCGACGGGAAGGAGGAATTCATCTTCACATCGCGCGCGGACACCGAGCTCACCCACAATCTCATCAGAACGGGCGAGAAGAAAACACAGTGGGGTACATACAAAGCGGAGAACGGCAGACACAGCATCGCCGTTGCGCTCCCCGCCATGGGCGACTATCTCATGCATGTGTGGGCACGCCAGAAGGGAACGAAGGAGTGGAAATTCCTCTTTACCTATACCATACGGTACGATGCGACCAAAAAGGAAAAACGCCCGCCGATAAAGACCTTCGAACCGATACTCTATCAATCCTTCGACGCAACCGGCCGCGACCAGAGCTCGTACAAGAATAAAGTGGAGATATCCGGCTCACCCGCAATGGCCATCGACCGCTTCGGCCGCCGCGTATGCGCGGTCAATTTCGACGGTACGGACGATTCGATACTGGTGCCGAAGGAACGCGGCGGGAACTCGATAACCGGGAGCGTGAGCATATCGCTCTGGGTGAAGCCCGCCTCCGTCGACGGGCTTACCGCACTCGCAACGTTCAAGGGGAACGGCAAGCTCGAGAAGGACAATGCGCTCTGGGGGCTCTACATCCGAAGCGGGAAACTCCTCGCCGTGCATGAGAGCGCCCTCGGCGAGAAGACGATGGTCTCCTCGGATACGTCGGTACCGGCGGACAAATGGACGCATATCGTCCTCATCCGCGATGCGCAGAAGATGACCTATACCTTCGTCGTCAACGGCACGCCGGAAGCGGCGAAGGCGTACCGGAAGAACGCGAGCGGCGGCGAGCACAGTCATCTTGTCATCGGCAATGCGTTCGGGGAAACGATGTACTACCGCGGCATACTCGATGACATACGCATCTTTGCGGATGCACTGCCGTCGGTCGAAGCGGACAAGCTCTACCGTGAGGGCGGGTACCCGGATAATCTCGTCACGACGACGTATTATCCCTTCCGCCGTGTCGATGCCTCCGGCAAGCAGTTCGCACCGATGGGCGTAGTCCGCGGGGCCGCACCCGCTCCCGATCGTCTCGGCAGGGGCGGCGCGTATGCGTTCAGCGGCTCAGGCGACTTCATCGAAACACCGCTTACCGCTATTAAGGGAGATTTTACGATCAGCACCTGGTGCCTCATCGGCACGGATGCGGAGAACAGACCGCGCATGATATTCTCGAAGACGCTTGCCCCCGACGGCGGCGGCTATGAGTTCATACTCGGCGTAACGCCCACCGGGGCCGTATCCTTCGGCGTGAGCGATGCGAACAGCGGGAAGCGCGCGACAACGAAGGATGTCGAGCGCGGGAAATGGATGCATGCGGCCGCTGTTGTGAACGGCAATACGATCGCCGTGTATATCGACGGCACACTCGCCGCATCCGGCACGCTTTCGGGTGAACGCTCCGAGGGCACGGGAGCGCTCCGCATCGGCCGCGGGGACGGGGAAACGTATTTCCTTGGGACGCTCGACGATGTGCGCGTGTTCGAGAAGGCCTTAAGTGAAGGCGAGATCGCGAAGCTCGCTCAGTGGAAGTAG
- the carB gene encoding carbamoyl-phosphate synthase large subunit, which produces MPKRKDINKILIIGAGPIVIGQACEFDYSGSQACKAIREEGYKVILVNSNPATIMTDPEMADATYIEPITPEFVEKIIAKERPDALLPTVGGQTALNTASALFESGVLKKYGVEMIGANYAAIKKAEDRDEFKKAMQKIGLGMTESVYVKTFDEAMEITKKIPFPLIIRPSYTLGGSGGSIAYNMEEYRLLARRALDESPVHEAMIEESIIGWKEYELEVMRDKLDNVVIICSIENFDPIGIHTGDSVTVAPQQTLSDTQYQKLRDHSVAVIREIGVDTGGSNIQFAVNQYTGEIKVIEMNPRVSRSSALASKATGFPIAKIAAKLAVGYTLDEIPNDITRETPASFEPTIDYCVVKIPRFAFEKFKGAKDTLGIQMKSVGETMSIGRTFKEALQKGCRSLEIKKDGLDGMFLNYENKNIVPDIEKPALIEKLKQYLTSANYNRLFYIKDAMQLGLSIDEIYDLTKIDKWFLFNMKEIIDFEGTLKGHLRKIDRDTLLRAKQMGFSDKQLAYLTNTNEREVREYRKSLSILPTYKLVDTCGGEFEARTPYYYSTYDVEDEIVELAGNKKEKVIILGGGPNRIGQGIEFDYCCVHAVFALKKLGYETIMINSNPETVSTDYDTSDKLYFEPLTLEDVLNIVEKEKPKGVVIQLGGQTPLNLALKLEAHGVPILGTSPTSIDIAEDRDKFKELIEKNKFLQPKNDTAYSAEQALKIANHIGYPVVVRPSYVLGGRAMQIVYADAELKDYMTHAIMASPEHPILIDKYLEMATEIDVDAVCDGENVIVAGVMEHIEEAGIHSGDSACVLPAYTLTKEVIALIEKQTTLIAKDLKVIGLINIQFALKDGDLYFLEVNPRASRTVPFVSKATGIPWAKVAANVMVGKKLSSLDLPPVNMRYVSVKEAVLPFNKFPEVDIILGPEMRSTGEVMGIDVSFGVSFTKSQIAANQALPFKGSAFISLKEKNREFLLNHVKLLAELGFKILATEGTQKHFAANGIPAEIVPKYSDAVRPNIVDKIINGEVSIVFNTPIGKGAHDDDIPIRRAAVNNRVPCVTTIPGIIASIEGIAQAKKTDMVVRSLQEIHGDILGKITI; this is translated from the coding sequence GTGCCAAAAAGAAAAGATATCAATAAGATCCTCATCATCGGGGCCGGGCCTATCGTCATCGGCCAGGCGTGTGAATTCGACTATTCCGGTTCGCAGGCATGCAAGGCCATACGCGAAGAGGGCTACAAGGTCATCCTCGTCAATTCCAATCCCGCCACCATCATGACCGACCCGGAAATGGCGGACGCCACCTACATAGAACCGATAACGCCGGAATTCGTCGAGAAGATAATCGCCAAGGAGCGCCCGGATGCGCTCCTCCCCACCGTAGGCGGGCAGACGGCGCTCAACACGGCGAGCGCGCTTTTCGAAAGCGGTGTGCTCAAGAAATACGGCGTGGAGATGATCGGTGCGAACTATGCCGCCATCAAGAAGGCCGAGGACCGCGACGAGTTCAAGAAGGCCATGCAGAAGATAGGCCTCGGGATGACCGAGAGCGTGTATGTGAAGACGTTCGATGAGGCGATGGAGATAACGAAGAAGATACCCTTCCCGCTCATCATCCGTCCCTCGTACACGCTCGGCGGTTCGGGCGGTTCCATCGCCTATAACATGGAAGAGTATCGTCTCCTCGCACGCCGCGCGCTCGATGAATCGCCGGTGCATGAGGCGATGATAGAAGAGTCCATCATCGGCTGGAAGGAATACGAGCTTGAGGTGATGCGTGATAAGCTCGATAACGTCGTCATCATCTGTTCGATAGAGAACTTCGATCCCATCGGCATTCACACCGGCGACTCGGTGACGGTGGCGCCGCAGCAGACATTGTCGGACACGCAGTATCAGAAGCTCCGCGATCATTCGGTGGCCGTCATACGCGAGATAGGCGTCGATACCGGCGGCTCGAACATTCAGTTCGCCGTCAATCAGTACACGGGAGAGATCAAGGTCATTGAGATGAACCCGCGCGTGTCGCGCTCATCCGCGCTCGCGTCCAAGGCCACGGGATTCCCCATCGCGAAGATCGCGGCGAAGCTCGCCGTGGGCTACACGCTCGATGAGATACCCAATGACATCACCCGCGAGACGCCGGCGTCCTTTGAGCCGACGATAGACTACTGCGTGGTGAAGATCCCGCGGTTCGCGTTCGAGAAATTCAAGGGTGCGAAGGATACGCTCGGCATACAGATGAAAAGTGTCGGCGAGACGATGTCCATCGGGCGCACGTTCAAGGAAGCGCTCCAGAAGGGATGCCGATCGCTCGAGATAAAGAAAGACGGCCTTGACGGCATGTTCCTCAACTATGAGAACAAGAACATCGTCCCTGACATAGAGAAGCCCGCGCTCATCGAGAAGCTCAAGCAGTATCTCACCTCGGCGAATTACAATCGTCTTTTCTATATAAAGGATGCGATGCAGCTGGGCCTTTCCATCGACGAGATCTACGATCTCACCAAGATAGACAAATGGTTCCTGTTCAATATGAAGGAGATCATCGATTTCGAAGGGACGCTCAAAGGCCATCTCAGGAAAATAGACCGCGACACATTGCTCCGCGCCAAGCAGATGGGGTTCTCCGATAAACAGCTGGCATATCTGACGAACACCAATGAGCGCGAGGTGCGCGAGTACCGCAAGTCGCTTTCGATACTGCCGACGTACAAGCTCGTCGATACCTGCGGCGGCGAATTCGAGGCGAGGACGCCGTACTACTATTCGACCTACGATGTCGAGGATGAGATCGTCGAGCTTGCCGGTAATAAGAAAGAAAAGGTCATCATACTCGGCGGCGGACCCAACCGCATCGGGCAGGGGATCGAATTCGATTACTGCTGCGTGCATGCCGTGTTCGCGTTGAAGAAGCTCGGCTATGAAACGATAATGATAAACTCGAACCCGGAAACGGTATCGACCGACTACGACACATCGGATAAATTGTATTTTGAGCCGCTCACGCTCGAGGATGTGCTCAATATCGTCGAGAAGGAAAAGCCCAAGGGCGTGGTGATACAGTTGGGCGGTCAGACGCCGCTCAATCTCGCGCTCAAGCTCGAAGCGCACGGCGTTCCGATACTCGGCACATCGCCCACATCAATCGATATCGCGGAAGACCGCGACAAATTCAAAGAGCTCATCGAGAAGAACAAATTCCTCCAGCCGAAGAACGATACCGCGTATTCCGCGGAGCAGGCGCTCAAGATCGCCAATCACATCGGCTATCCTGTCGTCGTGCGGCCGTCATACGTGCTCGGCGGACGCGCCATGCAAATAGTGTACGCGGACGCGGAGCTAAAGGATTACATGACGCATGCCATCATGGCATCGCCGGAACACCCCATCCTTATCGATAAATATCTTGAGATGGCCACCGAGATAGACGTTGACGCGGTATGCGACGGGGAGAACGTCATCGTCGCCGGCGTCATGGAACATATCGAAGAGGCGGGCATACACTCGGGAGACAGCGCCTGTGTGCTGCCGGCGTACACGCTCACCAAAGAGGTCATCGCGCTCATAGAAAAGCAGACGACGCTCATCGCGAAGGACCTCAAGGTCATAGGCCTCATCAATATACAGTTCGCGCTCAAGGACGGAGACCTCTACTTCCTCGAAGTGAACCCCCGCGCCTCGCGTACGGTGCCCTTCGTGTCGAAGGCGACGGGCATTCCCTGGGCGAAGGTCGCCGCGAACGTCATGGTGGGCAAAAAACTTTCCTCGCTCGACCTTCCGCCGGTGAATATGCGCTATGTATCGGTGAAGGAAGCGGTGCTCCCGTTCAATAAATTCCCCGAAGTGGACATCATACTCGGGCCGGAAATGCGCTCAACCGGCGAGGTCATGGGCATCGATGTGTCCTTCGGCGTAAGCTTTACGAAATCGCAGATAGCGGCCAATCAGGCATTGCCGTTCAAAGGGAGCGCCTTCATCAGCCTGAAAGAAAAGAACCGCGAATTCCTCCTCAATCACGTGAAGCTCCTTGCGGAGCTCGGCTTCAAGATTCTTGCCACCGAAGGCACGCAGAAGCATTTCGCGGCCAACGGCATACCCGCGGAAATAGTGCCGAAGTACAGCGATGCGGTACGGCCGAACATCGTCGATAAGATAATCAACGGCGAAGTGTCCATTGTCTTTAACACACCCATCGGCAAGGGCGCGCATGACGACGATATACCCATACGCCGAGCCGCGGTGAACAATCGCGTGCCGTGCGTGACGACGATACCGGGCATCATCGCGTCAATAGAGGGGATAGCGCAGGCGAAGAAGACGGATATGGTCGTGCGGAGTCTTCAGGAGATACATGGGGATATATTGGGGAAGATAACGATATAA